One window of the Pelmatolapia mariae isolate MD_Pm_ZW linkage group LG15, Pm_UMD_F_2, whole genome shotgun sequence genome contains the following:
- the gys2 gene encoding glycogen [starch] synthase, liver → MPLSRSLSMTSLTGVLPAWEEDELPVEDLLLFEVSWEVTNKVGGIYTVIQTKAKITVDEWGDNYYMMGPYFEHNFKTQVESCEPPNPAIRKAMDALIHNGCQVHFGRWLIEGSPYVILFDIGSAAWNLDRWKGDLWDTCNIGLPYHDREANDSLILGSLIAWFFKELTDHLGDKPNVISHFHEWQAGPGLILSRSRKIPMATVFTTHATLLGRYLCAGNTDFYNNLDKFNIDKEAGERQIYHRYCLERAAVHCAHVFTTVSQITAVEANHMLHRKPDVVTPNGLNVKKFSAMHEFQNLHSTNKAQIQEFIRGHFYGHLDFNLDKTLIFFIAGRYEFSNKGADIFLESLSRLNYLLRVHRNDVTVVVFFIMPAKTNNFNVESLKGQAVRKQLWDTAHAVKEKFGKKLYDALLKGQIPDLNNILDRDDFTIMKRAIYATQRHSLPPVTTHNMLDDSTDPILSNIRRVGLFNSRNDRVKVVFHPEFLSSTSPLLPMDYEDFVRGCNLGVFPSYYEPWGYTPGECTVMGIPSVTTNLSGFGCFMEEHVSDPAAYGIYIVDRRFRSAEESCNQLTQFMFSFCQQSRRQRIIQRNRTERLSDLLDWRYLGRFYIHARHLALSRAFPDKFKMDPMAPLKTEGFRYPRPYSVPPSPSASIHSTPHHSDVEDEDDEPYDEDEEAERDRMNIKSPFVLNAVPEGKEQQPGESRN, encoded by the exons ATGCCGCTGTCCCGTTCGCTTTCCATGACATCCCTGACCGGGGTGCTGCCGGCCTGGGAGGAGGACGAGCTGCCTGTGGAGGACCTGCTGCTCTTCGAAGTATCCTGGGAGGTCACCAACAAAG TTGGGGGAATCTACACAGTCATCCAGACCAAGGCTAAGATCACTGTGGATGAATGGGGAGACAACTACTACATGATGGGGCCGTACTTCGAGCACAACTTCAAGACTCAGGTGGAGAGCTGTGAGCCACCAAATCCTGCCATCAGGAAGGCCATGGATGCCCTCATCCACAACGGCTGCCAG GTTCATTTTGGTCGCTGGCTGATTGAGGGCAGCCCCTACGTAATCCTGTTTGACATAGGCTCAGCAGCCTGGAACCTGGACCGCTGGAAAGGGGACCTTTGGGACACCTGCAACATTGGTCTGCCCTACCATGACCGAGAAGCCAATGACTCGCTCATTTTGGGCTCCCTTATTGCATGGTTCTTCAAAGAG ttaACAGACCATCTTGGAGACAAACCTAATGTCATCAGTCACTTCCATGAATGGCAGGCAGGTCCTGGACTTATTCTCTCTCGCTCACGCAAAATTCCCATGGCGACAGTATTTACAACACATGCCACCCTGCTGGGAAGATACCTTTGTGCTGGGAACACTGACTTTTACAACAACCTGGACAAG TTTAACATTGACAAGGAGGCTGGTGAGAGGCAGATCTACCACCGATACTGCCTAGAGAGAGCAGCAGTTCACTGTGCTCACGTCTTCACGACAGTCTCTCAGATCACTGCTGTGGAGGCCAACCACATGCTGCACAGGAAACCAG ATGTGGTCACCCCAAATGGGCTGAATGTGAAGAAGTTCTCAGCTATGCACGAGTTTCAAAACCTGCACTCCACCAACAAGGCCCAAATCCAGGAGTTTATCAGGGGACACTTCTATGG TCACCTGGACTTCAACTTGGATAAAACCCTCATCTTCTTCATTGCTGGGCGCTATGAGTTCTCAAACAAGGGAGCAGATATTTTCCTTGAATCACTGTCCAGACTGAACTACCTGCTGCGG GTCCACCGAAACGATGTGACAGTCGTAGTTTTCTTCATCATGCCAGCGAAAACTAACAACTTCAATGTGGAGTCGCTGAAGGGGCAGGCAGTACGTAAACAGCTTTG GGATACAGCTCATGCTGTTAAGGAGAAATTTGGTAAAAAGCTGTATGATGCTCTGTTAAA AGGGCAGATCCCTGATCTCAACAACATTTTGGACCGAGATGACTTCACCATTATGAAGAGAGCCATCTACGccacacag AGGCACAGCCTCCCTCCAGTAACCACTCACAACATGCTGGACGACTCAACAGATCCCATCCTGTCCAACATCAGACGTGTTGGCCTCTTCAACTCCAGGAACGACCGTGTCAAG GTTGTTTTCCACCCAGAGTTCCTGTCCTCGACTAGTCCTCTGCTGCCAATGGACTACGAGGATTTTGTCCGTGGTTGTAACCTTGGAGTGTTCCCTTCCTACTATGAACCATGGGGCTACACACCTG GTGAGTGTACTGTAATGGGCATTCCTAGTGTGACCACCAATTTGTCAGGTTTTGGTTGCTTCATGGAGGAGCACGTCTCGGACCCTGCTGCATATG gTATCTATATAGTGGACCGACGCTTCCGTTCTGCTGAGGAGTCCTGCAACCAGCTAACTCAGTTCATGTTCAGTTTCTGCCAGCAGTCTCGGCGGCAGCGTATCATCCAGCGCAACCGAACTGAGAGGCTGTCTGACCTTCTGGACTGGAGATACCTGGGACGG TTCTACATACATGCACGTCACCTGGCCCTTAGCAGAGCTTTCCCAGACAAGTTCAAAATGGATCCCATGGCCCCTCTGAAG ACGGAGGGTTTCCGGTATCCCCGGCCCTACTCAGTTCCACCCTCTCCTTCTGCCTCTATCCATTCCACGCCCCACCACAGTGATGTtgaggatgaagatgatgaaccctatgatgaagatgaggaggCCGAGAGGGACCGGATGAATATCAAATCTCCATTTGTGCTCAATGCTGTGCCAGAGGGAAAGGAGCAGCAACCAGGAGAGTCAAGAAACTGA
- the kiss2 gene encoding LOW QUALITY PROTEIN: kisspeptin 2 (The sequence of the model RefSeq protein was modified relative to this genomic sequence to represent the inferred CDS: substituted 2 bases at 2 genomic stop codons), with protein MRLLALAVVCALIAIQDGGSVGAALPGVDPAQRTHATGGYXIVDXCVWGLPSGAVSSAFRRTAGDFLAEDPSLCFSLRENEDQRQLLCNDRRSNFNYNPLSLRFGKRYNGYIYGRAVKRARTKKVSPFSLFLRELEVPT; from the exons ATGAGACTACTGGCTTTGGCTGTGGTTTGCGCTCTCATTGCTATCCAGGATGGAGGGAGTGTGGGAGCAGCTCTGCCAGGAGTCGACCCTGCACAGAGAACACATGCAACAGGTGGCTACTGAA TTGTGGACTGATGTGTCTGGGGTTTGCCTTCAGGAGCAGTGTCCTCTGCATTCAGGAGAACAGCAGGCGACTTCCTGGCAGAGGATCCGAGCCTCTGCTTTTCCCTGAGAGAGAACGAGGACCAGAGGCAGCTCCTTTGCAATGATCGCAGAAGTAATTTCAACTACAACCCTCTCAGCCTTCGCTTTGGAAAACGCTACAACGGCTACATTTACGGAAGAGCTGTTAAAAGAGCCAGAACGAAAAAGGTTTCACCCTTTTCTCTGTTCTTGCGAGAACTGGAGGTGCCCACCTGA
- the ldhba gene encoding L-lactate dehydrogenase B-A chain, which produces MSSVLQKLISPQASSAAEPPRNKVTVVGVGQVGMACAVSILLRDLCDELALVDVMEDRLKGEMMDLQHGSLFLKTSKIVADKDYAVTANSRLVVVTAGVRQQEGESRLNLVQRNVNVFKSIIPQIIKYSPNCTLIVVSNPVDVLTYVTWKLSGLPKHRVLGSGTNLDSARFRYLMAERLGIHASSFNGWVLGEHGDTSVPVWSGANVAGVNLQKLNPDIGTDADKEQWKATHKAVVDSAYEVIRLKGYTNWAIGLSVADLTESIVKNLSRVHPVSTMVKDMYGITEEVFLSLPCILNSNGVNSVVNMTLTDDEVAQLKKSADTLWGIQKDLKDL; this is translated from the exons ATGTCCTCAGTACTCCAAAAGCTTATCAGCCCTCAGGCCAGCAGCGCCGCTGAGCCTCCCAGGAACAAGGTGACGGTGGTTGGGGTGGGCCAAGTGGGCATGGCTTGTGCTGTCAGCATCCTGCTGCGG GACCTGTGTGATGAGCTGGCTCTGGTCGATGTGATGGAGGACCGTCTTAAAGGAGAGATGATGGACCTCCAGCACGGCAGCCTTTTCCTCAAAACCTCCAAGATAGTGGCAGACAAAG ACTACGCAGTGACAGCCAACTCTCGCCTAGTCGTGGTGACTGCTGGTGTTCGccagcaggagggagagagccGCCTCAACCTGGTGCAGAGGAACGTTAATGTCTTCAAGTCTATCATCCCTCAGATTATCAAGTACAGCCCCAACTGCACACTCATCGTGGTCTCCAACCCTG tTGATGTGCTGACATATGTGACCTGGAAGCTGAGCGGTCTGCCGAAGCACCGCGTCCTTGGCAGCGGCACCAATCTGGATTCAGCCCGCTTCCGTTACCTGATGGCTGAACGACTCGGCATCCACGCCAGCTCTTTCAACGGCTGGGTGCTGGGTGAGCACGGAGACACCAGCG TGCCCGTGTGGAGCGGAGCAAATGTGGCTGGAGTCAACCTGCAGAAGCTGAACCCTGATATCGGCACTGATGCCGATAAGGAGCAGTGGAAGGCCACACACAAGGCAGTGGTGGACAG TGCATACGAGGTGATCAGGCTGAAGGGATACACCAACTGGGCCATCGGCCTGAGCGTGGCTGACCTCACCGAGAGCATTGTCAAGAATCTGAGCCGTGTCCATCCCGTCTCCACCATGGTCAag gaCATGTATGGTATCACTGAGGAGGTCTTCCTGTCCCTGCCCTGCATTCTGAACAGCAACGGTGTGAACAGTGTGGTCAACATGACCCTCACTGATGACGAGGTTGCCCAGCTGAAGAAGAGCGCCGACACACTGTGGGGGATCCAGAAAGACCTCAAGGACCTGTGA